The proteins below come from a single Microbulbifer sp. Q7 genomic window:
- the hisS gene encoding histidine--tRNA ligase — translation MKQLRAIRGMNDLLPTQSPVWQYVESTLSELFARYGYSEIRTPLLEATQLFARAVGEATDIVEKEMYTFDDKSGDSVTLRPEGTAGTVRAAVQNNLLIQPQRLWYFGPMFRYERPQKGRLRQFHQFGVEVFGIEGPDIDAEILMMTARLWKQLGVSEHVSLQLNSLGNSDSRAAFREALVEYLSARKDQLDEDSQRRLERNPLRILDSKNAQTQELLADAPCLLDFLDEESRAHFDQLRAFLDAAGVAYEVNPRLVRGLDYYGKTVFEWVTDSLGAQGTVCAGGRYDGLVEQMGGKPTPAVGFGLGVERLVLLLETLEVLPDALDQQVDAYLVAVGDVQSAALAAAEQLRTELPWLRLQTHCGGGSFKSQMKKADKSNADYALIIGEDEAAAGQVTVKSLRADTEQQTVAVAELAKILQA, via the coding sequence TTGAAACAACTTCGCGCCATCCGCGGCATGAACGACCTGCTGCCCACCCAGTCCCCGGTGTGGCAATACGTGGAAAGCACCCTCAGCGAACTCTTCGCCCGTTACGGGTACAGTGAAATCCGCACGCCACTGCTGGAGGCCACACAGCTGTTTGCCCGCGCCGTAGGCGAGGCAACGGATATCGTCGAAAAGGAAATGTACACCTTCGACGATAAGAGCGGTGACAGCGTCACCCTGCGTCCGGAAGGCACCGCCGGCACGGTGCGCGCAGCGGTTCAGAACAACCTGCTGATCCAGCCCCAGCGCCTGTGGTATTTCGGCCCCATGTTCCGCTACGAGCGCCCACAGAAGGGGCGTCTGCGCCAGTTCCACCAGTTTGGTGTCGAGGTGTTCGGCATTGAAGGGCCGGATATCGACGCCGAAATCCTGATGATGACCGCGCGCCTGTGGAAGCAGCTGGGGGTATCCGAGCATGTTTCCCTGCAGTTGAACTCCCTGGGCAACAGCGATAGCCGCGCCGCGTTCCGCGAAGCGCTGGTGGAATACCTGTCTGCACGCAAGGACCAGCTCGACGAAGACAGCCAGCGCCGCCTGGAGCGCAACCCGCTGCGTATTCTCGACAGTAAAAATGCCCAGACTCAGGAACTGCTGGCGGACGCGCCTTGTCTACTGGACTTCCTCGACGAGGAATCCCGTGCACACTTTGACCAGCTGCGGGCCTTCCTGGATGCCGCCGGCGTAGCCTACGAGGTAAATCCGCGCCTGGTGCGTGGCCTCGACTACTATGGCAAGACGGTTTTCGAGTGGGTAACCGACAGCCTCGGCGCCCAGGGTACCGTGTGTGCCGGTGGCCGCTACGACGGCCTGGTGGAGCAGATGGGTGGCAAGCCGACCCCAGCCGTGGGCTTTGGCCTTGGCGTTGAGCGCCTGGTGCTGTTGCTGGAAACCCTGGAAGTTCTGCCCGACGCCCTGGATCAGCAGGTCGATGCATATCTGGTGGCCGTGGGTGATGTACAATCCGCTGCCCTGGCGGCGGCGGAACAACTGCGCACCGAATTGCCTTGGCTGCGGTTGCAAACCCACTGTGGTGGTGGCAGCTTCAAGAGCCAGATGAAGAAGGCCGACAAGAGCAATGCGGACTACGCCCTGATCATCGGCGAAGACGAAGCCGCAGCGGGGCAGGTGACTGTGAAATCCCTGCGCGCCGACACGGAGCAGCAAACCGTGGCCGTGGCCGAATTGGCGAAAATTTTACAGGCGTGA
- the ispG gene encoding flavodoxin-dependent (E)-4-hydroxy-3-methylbut-2-enyl-diphosphate synthase → MQFESPIVRRVSRQIMVGNVPVGGGAPISVQSMTNTETCDVAATVGQIQRLESAGADIVRVSVPSMEAAEAFGEIKKQVNVPLVADIHFDYRIALRVADLGVDCLRINPGNIGREKRIRAVVDKARDLNIPIRIGVNAGSLEKDLQKKYGEPTPDALVESALRHVDILDSLNFQDFKVSVKASDIFMATAAYRKLASQIEQPLHLGITEAGGLRAGTVKSAIGLGALLLDGIGDTLRVSLAADPVEEVKVGWDLLKSLRLRTKGINFIACPSCSRQNFDVVKTMNELETRLEDITTPLDVAVIGCIVNGPGEAKEADIGLAGGTPSHAIYVDGKPDRKFTNDHLVDDLEKLIREKAAAKAAQEASIIAKETID, encoded by the coding sequence ATGCAATTCGAGTCACCCATAGTTCGCCGCGTATCGCGCCAGATCATGGTGGGCAATGTGCCAGTGGGTGGCGGCGCACCGATTTCGGTGCAGAGCATGACCAATACCGAGACCTGCGATGTGGCCGCCACCGTGGGGCAGATCCAGCGGCTGGAAAGCGCCGGTGCGGACATCGTGCGCGTATCGGTCCCCTCGATGGAGGCGGCCGAGGCCTTCGGTGAGATCAAGAAGCAGGTGAACGTACCGTTGGTGGCGGACATCCACTTTGACTACCGCATCGCCCTGCGTGTGGCCGACCTGGGTGTCGATTGCCTGCGCATCAACCCGGGCAATATTGGCCGTGAGAAGCGCATTCGCGCGGTGGTCGACAAGGCGCGGGACCTGAATATCCCGATCCGCATTGGGGTCAACGCCGGCTCCCTGGAAAAAGACCTGCAGAAAAAATACGGTGAGCCCACCCCGGATGCGCTGGTGGAGTCCGCTCTGCGCCATGTGGATATTCTCGACAGCCTGAACTTTCAGGACTTCAAGGTGAGCGTAAAGGCCTCGGACATCTTTATGGCCACCGCCGCCTACCGCAAGCTGGCCAGCCAGATTGAGCAGCCGCTGCACCTAGGGATTACCGAGGCGGGCGGCCTGCGCGCCGGTACCGTGAAATCGGCGATTGGTCTCGGTGCGCTGCTGCTGGACGGCATCGGTGACACCCTGCGGGTATCCCTCGCCGCCGACCCGGTGGAAGAAGTAAAAGTCGGCTGGGACCTGCTGAAGAGCCTGCGCCTGCGTACCAAGGGCATCAACTTTATTGCCTGTCCCAGCTGCTCTCGCCAGAACTTCGACGTGGTGAAAACCATGAACGAACTGGAAACCCGCTTGGAAGACATCACCACGCCGCTGGATGTGGCGGTGATCGGTTGTATCGTCAACGGCCCGGGTGAGGCGAAAGAGGCGGATATCGGTCTCGCCGGCGGCACCCCGAGCCACGCCATTTATGTGGATGGCAAGCCAGACCGCAAGTTCACCAATGACCACCTGGTGGATGACCTGGAAAAACTGATTCGCGAAAAGGCCGCGGCCAAGGCGGCGCAGGAAGCCAGCATCATCGCCAAAGAAACCATCGATTGA
- the rlmN gene encoding 23S rRNA (adenine(2503)-C(2))-methyltransferase RlmN: MTDVQTVQAETHQAEKVNLLGLSVDKLADFFAGLGEKRFRAVQVLKWIHQNGVDDFEQMTNVSKAMRAKLAEIAEVRAPKVLEQMDSADGTRKWLIEVAGGNVIETVYIPDGDRGTLCVSSQVGCSLDCSFCATGKQGFNRDLTAAEIIGQVWIACKSFGQLQPNGPRKVTNVVMMGMGEPLLNFDNVVDAMNLMMEDNAYGISKRRVTLSTSGVVPALDRLAEVTDVSLAISLHAPNDALRNELVPINKKYPIAMLLDSAKRYIENMPDNHRKMTIEYTMIREVNDRPEHAEQLAELLRDVPVKINLIPFNPFDLSDYQRVSNNALRRFQQILLDKGYTVTVRTTRGDDIAAACGQLAGQVNDRTRRSERYRNAERPVRIVSPQA; the protein is encoded by the coding sequence ATGACCGACGTACAAACCGTACAGGCCGAAACCCATCAAGCGGAAAAAGTGAACCTGCTGGGCCTGTCTGTGGACAAGCTCGCGGACTTTTTTGCTGGTTTGGGCGAAAAGCGCTTCCGTGCGGTGCAGGTACTGAAGTGGATTCACCAGAACGGCGTGGACGATTTCGAGCAAATGACCAATGTCAGCAAGGCCATGCGTGCCAAGCTGGCGGAAATTGCCGAAGTGCGCGCCCCCAAGGTCCTCGAGCAGATGGACTCTGCCGATGGCACCCGCAAGTGGCTGATCGAAGTCGCCGGCGGCAATGTGATCGAGACCGTGTATATCCCCGATGGTGACCGCGGCACCCTGTGTGTGTCCTCCCAGGTGGGCTGCTCGCTGGATTGCAGCTTCTGCGCCACCGGCAAGCAGGGCTTTAACCGCGACCTGACCGCCGCCGAGATCATCGGCCAGGTGTGGATTGCGTGTAAGTCGTTCGGGCAGTTACAGCCCAACGGGCCGCGCAAGGTGACCAACGTGGTGATGATGGGCATGGGCGAGCCCCTGCTCAATTTCGACAACGTGGTCGATGCCATGAACCTGATGATGGAAGACAATGCCTACGGTATCTCCAAGCGTCGGGTAACCCTGAGTACTTCCGGTGTGGTGCCGGCACTGGATCGCCTGGCTGAGGTGACCGATGTGAGCCTGGCCATCTCCCTGCACGCGCCCAACGACGCGCTGCGCAACGAGCTGGTGCCGATTAACAAGAAGTACCCCATCGCCATGCTGCTCGACAGTGCCAAGCGCTATATCGAGAACATGCCGGATAATCATCGCAAGATGACCATCGAGTACACCATGATCCGGGAAGTGAACGACCGCCCGGAACACGCAGAACAGCTGGCCGAGCTGCTGCGCGATGTGCCGGTGAAGATAAATCTGATACCCTTCAATCCGTTTGACCTGTCCGACTATCAGCGGGTCAGCAATAACGCTTTGCGACGTTTTCAACAGATTTTGTTGGACAAAGGCTATACCGTAACCGTGCGTACCACCCGTGGGGATGATATCGCCGCGGCCTGTGGCCAGCTGGCCGGCCAGGTGAATGACCGCACACGCCGCTCCGAGCGCTATCGCAACGCCGAGCGCCCGGTGAGGATCGTCAGCCCCCAGGCTTAA
- a CDS encoding RodZ domain-containing protein, translating into MSSNTSTPEQAQTPEAEVEAQAATLGEQLRAAREQAGLTADELARRLCMTADKLEALEQDALERFPGSTYVRGYIRNICKELGADETPVLAAFARQAPAEAPRAAVVPKGPVMGGDAVAGGGSGFGPLLLVVAMAAAGGYWWMGQQGTSAVPAEADLAAAAPSDTTPAGQDFAVAAAPSPDVEMAEDFAPETDAQLADSLGDDAESAGREPEPAEQAQLVQAPQSVEDAVPQPAAVEPVPAPEEVQVSQDAQLVQEVPAAIPAQTSAIALSFSEESWIEVTDAAGNKLLATLQPAGSEVELKGEAPFSLMLGNAAATTVRYAGEVVDSAPLGNRRTRKLTVGG; encoded by the coding sequence ATGAGCAGTAATACTTCGACCCCCGAACAGGCGCAAACCCCAGAGGCAGAGGTAGAGGCGCAGGCCGCGACCCTCGGCGAGCAGCTGCGCGCTGCCCGCGAGCAGGCCGGCCTGACCGCAGACGAGCTGGCGCGCCGCCTGTGTATGACCGCAGACAAACTTGAGGCACTGGAACAGGATGCGCTGGAGCGCTTCCCGGGCAGCACCTACGTGCGCGGTTATATCCGTAATATTTGCAAAGAGCTGGGCGCAGACGAGACGCCGGTGCTGGCGGCCTTCGCCAGACAGGCACCGGCGGAAGCGCCACGTGCGGCCGTGGTCCCCAAGGGTCCGGTGATGGGTGGCGACGCGGTGGCCGGCGGTGGTTCCGGTTTCGGTCCCTTGCTGCTGGTGGTCGCGATGGCCGCGGCCGGTGGTTACTGGTGGATGGGGCAGCAGGGCACATCAGCAGTGCCAGCGGAGGCCGATCTCGCGGCCGCCGCGCCATCCGATACGACGCCTGCGGGCCAGGATTTCGCGGTTGCCGCCGCGCCGAGTCCCGACGTAGAAATGGCCGAGGACTTTGCGCCGGAAACCGACGCCCAGCTGGCCGACTCCCTCGGTGATGACGCAGAGTCTGCAGGCCGGGAGCCCGAGCCAGCAGAGCAGGCGCAGCTGGTGCAAGCACCCCAGTCCGTTGAGGATGCTGTGCCGCAGCCAGCGGCGGTGGAGCCAGTACCGGCACCCGAGGAAGTACAGGTTTCCCAAGACGCACAGCTGGTTCAGGAAGTGCCGGCTGCAATCCCCGCACAAACCTCGGCAATCGCGCTGTCGTTCAGCGAGGAATCCTGGATAGAAGTGACCGATGCGGCAGGCAACAAGCTGCTGGCCACCCTGCAGCCGGCGGGCTCCGAGGTGGAGCTCAAGGGTGAGGCGCCGTTCAGCCTGATGCTGGGCAACGCTGCGGCCACCACCGTCCGCTATGCGGGCGAGGTAGTGGATAGCGCGCCCCTCGGTAACCGTCGCACCCGCAAGCTGACCGTGGGCGGCTAA
- the iscU gene encoding Fe-S cluster assembly scaffold IscU — protein sequence MAYSDKVIDHYEHPRNVGRLDDNADNVGTGMVGAPACGDVMRLQIQVNESGIIEDAKFKTYGCGSAIASSSLLTEWVKGKSLDEAAQIKNTEIAEELALPPVKIHCSVLAEDAIKAAVKNIREKRGETSEEAAG from the coding sequence ATGGCCTATAGCGATAAAGTAATTGACCACTATGAACACCCGCGCAACGTTGGTCGCCTCGACGACAATGCGGACAACGTGGGTACCGGTATGGTCGGCGCGCCGGCCTGTGGCGACGTAATGCGCCTGCAGATCCAGGTAAATGAAAGCGGCATCATCGAAGATGCCAAGTTCAAAACCTACGGCTGTGGCTCTGCCATTGCATCGAGCTCCCTGCTGACCGAGTGGGTCAAAGGCAAGAGCCTGGACGAGGCCGCGCAGATCAAGAACACCGAAATCGCCGAAGAGCTGGCATTGCCGCCGGTGAAAATTCACTGCTCCGTGCTCGCGGAAGATGCGATCAAGGCCGCGGTGAAGAATATCCGCGAAAAGCGCGGTGAAACCTCTGAAGAAGCGGCAGGCTGA
- the hscB gene encoding co-chaperone HscB, with translation MELQQNYFEIFGLPVAYEVDRQALSKRYRELQQEFHPDRFAAKSEREQMLSMQYAAQINEANNTLKDPVARAAYLLQLAGVEISPEQTTADGEFLMQQMLLRERLEDVRGAADPEVELESLEREASQLFTAQESAFSAALDAGALEAAKGALLKLQFLAKLQRQIEELEEDLLD, from the coding sequence ATGGAACTGCAACAGAATTACTTTGAAATCTTCGGCTTGCCCGTGGCTTATGAAGTGGATCGGCAGGCGCTGTCAAAGCGATACCGCGAGCTGCAGCAGGAATTTCATCCGGACCGTTTCGCCGCAAAATCGGAACGGGAACAGATGCTGTCTATGCAGTATGCGGCGCAGATCAATGAAGCGAACAATACCCTGAAAGACCCGGTGGCCCGTGCGGCCTACCTGCTGCAGCTGGCCGGTGTTGAAATCAGCCCGGAGCAGACCACCGCCGACGGCGAATTTCTGATGCAGCAGATGTTGTTGCGCGAACGCCTGGAAGACGTGCGTGGCGCCGCCGATCCCGAGGTGGAGCTGGAGTCGCTGGAGCGTGAAGCGTCCCAGCTGTTTACCGCACAGGAATCTGCGTTTTCCGCTGCCCTGGATGCCGGTGCGCTGGAGGCCGCCAAAGGCGCGTTGCTGAAACTCCAGTTTCTCGCCAAGCTGCAGCGGCAGATTGAAGAGCTCGAAGAAGATTTGCTGGACTGA
- the iscA gene encoding iron-sulfur cluster assembly protein IscA, with protein MAITMTEAAQAHVAKQLASRGKGIGIRVGVKTAGCSGMAYVLEFVDEAAPEDTVFEGDGVKLVVDPKSLAYLDGTELDFVKEGLNEGFAFKNPNVKNECGCGESFHV; from the coding sequence ATGGCAATTACCATGACCGAAGCAGCTCAGGCCCATGTCGCCAAGCAACTGGCGAGCCGGGGGAAGGGCATCGGTATTCGCGTCGGCGTAAAGACCGCCGGCTGCTCAGGTATGGCCTATGTCCTCGAATTTGTGGACGAGGCTGCGCCAGAAGATACTGTATTTGAAGGCGATGGCGTGAAGCTGGTGGTAGACCCCAAGAGTCTCGCCTACCTCGACGGCACCGAGCTGGATTTTGTGAAGGAAGGGCTGAACGAGGGCTTTGCCTTCAAAAATCCCAACGTGAAGAATGAGTGCGGCTGCGGCGAGAGCTTCCACGTTTAA
- the pilW gene encoding type IV pilus biogenesis/stability protein PilW → MLAKISNPVAIAGLLVSLLLAGCVTTGPGGKQVDLDKARETHIQLGLRYLQSGGDNREMARHHFQQALELGKKDPRAHHGLALLYQADGELPVAESHFKKALRYDRNFSMARVNYGVFLYQQERYEDAKEQFLIASEDLTYNRRSYALANLGRAELRLHELEGAERAFKKSLALSRDLPVALLELAELKFEQQDYAQAKQYLDRYSEKNRQVPQSLWLGIRIEKIFGNRDKERSYALALKNLFPYSAETLKYQQTMAENEQ, encoded by the coding sequence GTGTTAGCAAAAATTTCCAATCCGGTAGCCATTGCCGGGTTACTCGTATCCCTGCTGCTTGCTGGCTGTGTGACCACTGGCCCCGGTGGCAAGCAGGTCGATCTCGACAAGGCCCGCGAAACCCATATTCAGCTTGGTTTGCGCTATCTGCAGAGCGGTGGCGACAACCGCGAGATGGCCCGTCACCATTTCCAGCAAGCCCTCGAACTTGGCAAGAAGGACCCGCGCGCGCACCACGGCCTCGCGCTCCTGTATCAGGCCGATGGCGAGCTGCCGGTGGCGGAGTCGCACTTTAAAAAGGCGCTGCGCTACGACCGCAATTTCTCCATGGCGCGGGTGAACTACGGCGTGTTCCTGTACCAGCAAGAGCGCTACGAAGACGCGAAAGAGCAGTTCCTGATTGCCTCGGAAGACCTGACCTACAACCGCCGTTCCTACGCCCTGGCCAACCTCGGCCGCGCGGAGTTGCGCTTGCACGAACTGGAAGGCGCCGAGCGCGCATTCAAGAAATCCCTGGCGCTGAGCAGAGACCTGCCGGTAGCACTGTTGGAGCTGGCTGAGCTGAAGTTTGAGCAGCAGGATTACGCGCAGGCGAAGCAGTATCTGGATCGCTACAGCGAGAAAAATCGCCAGGTCCCGCAATCCCTGTGGCTGGGGATTCGCATTGAAAAAATCTTCGGGAATCGGGACAAGGAAAGAAGTTACGCCCTGGCACTGAAAAACCTCTTTCCCTATTCAGCGGAAACGCTGAAGTACCAGCAGACGATGGCCGAAAATGAGCAGTAA
- the hscA gene encoding Fe-S protein assembly chaperone HscA, whose translation MALLQISEPGQTPEPHQRKRAVGIDLGTTNSLVATVRSGTAESLPAEDGRVILPSAVRYTESGVEVGYGARAAAGEDPYNTLISVKRFMGRGLADIKSFGDQLPYHFAEDDGGMPAIETVAGAVNPVQVSAEILKVLAKRGAASLGGPLDGAVITVPAYFDEAQRQATKDAARLAGLKVLRLLNEPTAAAVAYGLDKPEEGNDATDKTIAVYDLGGGTFDISILRLSKGVFEVLSTGGDSALGGDDFDRAVAEWIALEAGLGTDHDASTQRKLLNIACAAKEALASEAAVAVNYGSWSAELSRDKLAELLDPLIAKTLRACKRALRDADLSAEDIAEVVLVGGSTRTLRVRETVREFFGREPHADIDPDQVVAIGAALQADVLVGNKSREDLLLLDVIPLSLGIETMGGLTEKLIHRNTTIPVAKAQEFTTFKDGQTAMAIHVVQGERELVQDCRSLARFELRGIPPMVAGAAHIRVTFQVDADGLLSVTAMEKSSGVQAEITVKPSYGLGDADITRMLQDSYANAEEDITARALREAQVEAERTLEAMLVALNEDGAELLTEGELGALERAMQALRLAHNGGTPEEIRSRIDELNTLSEPYAARRMDKSIKRAMQGHSLDEFDKP comes from the coding sequence ATGGCATTACTGCAGATTTCCGAACCCGGCCAAACCCCTGAGCCCCACCAGCGCAAGCGCGCGGTGGGAATCGACCTCGGCACCACCAACTCGCTGGTAGCGACCGTACGCAGTGGCACAGCGGAATCGCTGCCCGCCGAAGACGGTCGGGTAATCCTGCCCTCTGCGGTGCGCTACACCGAAAGTGGCGTCGAGGTGGGTTACGGTGCGCGTGCGGCGGCCGGTGAGGACCCCTACAACACCCTGATTTCGGTCAAGCGATTCATGGGGCGCGGTCTGGCAGACATCAAGAGCTTCGGAGATCAGCTGCCGTACCACTTTGCCGAAGACGATGGCGGCATGCCGGCAATTGAAACCGTTGCCGGCGCGGTCAACCCGGTGCAGGTATCCGCGGAGATTCTCAAGGTACTGGCCAAGCGCGGTGCTGCGTCCCTCGGTGGGCCGCTGGATGGTGCGGTAATTACGGTGCCTGCCTATTTTGATGAGGCCCAGCGTCAGGCCACCAAAGATGCGGCAAGGCTCGCGGGCCTCAAAGTGTTGCGCCTACTCAACGAGCCCACCGCCGCGGCGGTGGCTTACGGTCTCGACAAGCCTGAAGAGGGCAACGACGCGACCGACAAAACCATCGCCGTTTACGACCTCGGTGGCGGTACCTTTGATATCTCCATTCTGCGCCTGTCCAAGGGCGTGTTCGAAGTGCTCTCCACCGGCGGCGACAGTGCCCTCGGTGGCGACGATTTCGACCGCGCCGTGGCCGAGTGGATCGCGCTGGAAGCGGGGCTGGGTACCGACCACGATGCGTCTACCCAGCGCAAGTTGCTGAATATTGCCTGCGCCGCCAAAGAGGCGTTGGCAAGCGAGGCAGCGGTAGCGGTCAATTACGGTAGCTGGTCGGCGGAACTGAGCCGCGACAAGCTTGCCGAGCTGCTGGATCCGCTGATTGCCAAAACCCTCCGCGCCTGCAAGCGTGCCCTGCGCGATGCGGACCTGTCCGCCGAAGATATTGCCGAAGTAGTGCTGGTAGGCGGCTCGACGCGCACCCTGCGCGTGCGCGAAACAGTGCGGGAATTTTTTGGTCGTGAACCCCATGCGGACATCGATCCGGATCAGGTGGTCGCCATTGGCGCGGCCCTGCAGGCGGATGTGCTGGTGGGTAACAAGTCCCGCGAAGACCTGCTGCTGCTGGATGTGATTCCCCTGTCGCTGGGCATCGAGACCATGGGTGGCCTCACCGAAAAACTGATCCATCGCAATACCACCATTCCGGTGGCCAAGGCACAGGAGTTCACCACCTTCAAGGACGGCCAGACGGCCATGGCCATTCACGTGGTGCAGGGCGAGCGGGAGCTGGTGCAGGACTGCCGCTCACTGGCGCGCTTCGAGCTGCGCGGCATTCCGCCGATGGTGGCTGGCGCGGCGCATATTCGCGTAACCTTCCAGGTGGATGCGGACGGCCTGCTGTCGGTGACTGCAATGGAGAAGAGCAGTGGTGTACAGGCAGAGATCACCGTCAAGCCGTCCTACGGACTGGGGGATGCCGACATCACCCGCATGCTGCAGGACTCCTATGCCAATGCCGAAGAGGACATCACCGCGCGCGCCCTGCGCGAGGCCCAGGTAGAGGCGGAGCGGACCCTGGAGGCCATGCTGGTGGCGCTGAACGAAGACGGCGCCGAGCTGCTGACGGAGGGCGAGCTGGGTGCGCTGGAGCGTGCAATGCAGGCACTGCGCCTGGCCCACAATGGCGGCACCCCGGAAGAAATTCGCAGCCGTATTGACGAGCTGAACACGCTGTCTGAGCCTTACGCCGCGCGCCGCATGGACAAGTCCATCAAACGCGCCATGCAAGGCCACAGCCTGGATGAATTCGACAAGCCCTGA
- the fdx gene encoding ISC system 2Fe-2S type ferredoxin, with protein MPKIVFLPHEELCPEGKVIEVEPGVTVCDAALQHGVEIEHACEKSCACTTCHVIVREGFDSLGEPDELEEDLLDKAWGLEPESRLSCQAVVDKEDLVVEIPKYTINQVSERH; from the coding sequence ATGCCTAAGATAGTTTTCCTGCCCCACGAAGAATTGTGTCCGGAAGGCAAAGTGATCGAAGTGGAGCCGGGTGTCACCGTGTGCGATGCGGCACTGCAGCATGGCGTAGAGATCGAGCACGCCTGTGAGAAGTCCTGCGCCTGTACCACCTGCCATGTGATTGTGCGCGAGGGGTTCGATTCCCTCGGGGAACCGGACGAGCTGGAAGAAGACCTGCTGGACAAGGCCTGGGGCCTGGAGCCCGAATCGCGCCTGTCGTGCCAGGCGGTGGTAGACAAGGAAGACCTAGTGGTCGAGATTCCCAAGTACACCATCAACCAGGTTTCCGAGCGCCACTGA
- the ndk gene encoding nucleoside-diphosphate kinase, producing the protein MALERTLSIIKPDAVAKNVIGEIESRFEKAGLRIVAMKMVQLSQEKAEGFYAEHKERPFFKDLVEFMTSGPVVVQVLEGENAILANRDLMGATNPKEADAGTIRADFADSIDANAVHGSDSAASAEREVSYFFSDEEICAR; encoded by the coding sequence ATGGCCCTGGAACGCACCCTGTCCATCATCAAGCCGGACGCCGTAGCCAAGAATGTGATCGGCGAAATCGAGAGCCGCTTCGAGAAAGCCGGTCTGCGCATCGTTGCCATGAAAATGGTTCAGCTGTCTCAGGAAAAGGCTGAAGGCTTCTACGCCGAGCACAAAGAGCGTCCTTTCTTCAAGGATCTGGTTGAATTCATGACTTCCGGCCCGGTTGTTGTACAGGTTCTGGAAGGCGAAAACGCCATCCTGGCCAACCGCGACCTGATGGGCGCTACCAACCCGAAAGAAGCCGACGCCGGCACCATCCGCGCTGACTTTGCCGACAGCATCGACGCCAACGCGGTACACGGCTCTGACTCTGCCGCTTCCGCCGAGCGCGAAGTGAGCTATTTCTTCTCTGACGAAGAAATCTGCGCACGTTAA
- the iscX gene encoding Fe-S cluster assembly protein IscX, with translation MKWTDIHDIAIELCDRHPDVDPLQVNFVDLRQWVMDLPEFDDDPDRCGEKILEAIQAAWIEENE, from the coding sequence ATGAAGTGGACGGACATTCACGATATTGCCATTGAGCTCTGCGATCGCCATCCGGACGTGGACCCGCTGCAGGTCAATTTCGTCGACCTGCGCCAGTGGGTGATGGATCTGCCGGAGTTTGACGATGACCCGGATCGCTGCGGCGAGAAGATTCTGGAGGCCATTCAGGCGGCCTGGATCGAAGAGAACGAATAG